One Pyxicephalus adspersus chromosome 3, UCB_Pads_2.0, whole genome shotgun sequence genomic window carries:
- the LOC140327569 gene encoding vomeronasal type-2 receptor 26-like, whose product MYLLPPGVDSEVCYKCPDEEWPDKKQVTCIPRTYEFLSYENDNLVFVLSSAAALCSFITLVIFQCFICYWETPIVKSNNRTVSFILLTSIFLSFLCVFLFLGRPVTITCILRQVLFGIFFSIAVASVLAKTITVCIAFKAIKPGSVWRKWVGEKIPNYVVIICSSVQVLICVIWLSVSPPYQEYDMDSYSGKIIIQCNEGSVVGFYSVLGYMGFLAAVSFVLAFMVRTLPDSFNEAKYITFSMLVFCSVWIAMIPAYLSTRGKYMVAVEVFAILASSFGLLGCIFFPKVYILMLKPGLNSRHLVLSIKS is encoded by the exons ATGTACCTGTTGCCTCCAGGTGTAG ACAGTGAAGTTTGCTATAAATGCCCAGATGAAGAGTGGCCAGACAAGAAACAAGTAACATGTATTCCTAGGACATATGAATTTTTGTCATATGAGAATGATAATTTGGTTTTCGTTTTATCATCAGCAGCTGCATTGTGTAGTTTTATAACATTagttatttttcagtgttttatttgttattgggAAACACCAATTGTGAAATCCAATAACCGGACTGTGAGCTTCATCCTCCTGACCTCCATTTTTCTGAGCTTCCTCTGTGTCTTCTTGTTCCTTGGTCGTCCTGTGACTATAACCTGCATCCTGAGACAAGTATTATTTGGGATCTTCTTCTCCATCGCTGTCGCTTCTGTTTTGGCCAAGACCATTACAGTCTGCATTGCTTTTAAAGCCATCAAACCCGGAAGTGTATGGAGGAAATGGGTGGGAGAGAAAATTCCTAATTATGTTGTCATAATCTGTTCCTCTGTGCAAGTTCTGATCTGTGTTATTTGGCTGTCAGTGTCTCCTCCCTACCAAGAGTATGACATGGACTCCTATTCTGGGAAGatcatcattcagtgtaatgaagggtCAGTTGTTGGGTTCTACTCTGTGTTGGGTTATATGGggtttctggcagctgtgagttttgttctggctttcatggtgaggacattaccggacagttttaatgaggcaaagtacatcaccttcagcatgctggtgttctgcagtgtgtggattgccatgatcccggcctatctgagcaccagagggaaatacatggtggctgtggaggtattcgCCATACTGGCCTCCAGTTTTGGATTACTGGGttgtatattttttccaaaagtgtATATACTGATGTTAAAACCAGGCCTGAATTCCAGACATCTTGTTCTATCGATAAAAAGTTAG